One Chloroflexota bacterium genomic window, GCGCGATGACTGAAATCATACGAAATTTTTCGTCCGGCACGATGCCACGCCGGAATGTGCGCGTCCACGCGCCCATCGAGCGTTGTGTGAATCAGATCGAACTTGCCAAGGTACGCATCCATCTCCGGCGTCACGCGCAACTGATCGCGCACGCCGCGATCACTGCCGATGAAAGTGCGATCAGCGTTGATGAGGCGCACGAAGGCGAGCGCGGTTGGACCTGGGACGCGCATCATGAATTTTGTTTCGACGCCTTCCGCGTTCATCGCGTCCGCCATCCAATCGCCATACCCGTCATTGCCGATGACGCCGACGTACGCAGTTTGCGCGCCGGCGCGACGTGCGTGCACGGCAAAGTTCACCGCGCCGCCGCCGGGAAATCCTTGCTGGAAATTGGTGTACACATCAACGCAGTTGTCGCCAATCGTAGCAATTCGCATGATAGAAATTTTCCGCCGCAGGGGACACAGAGGGCACAGAGTTTTCCTTTATTTTCTTCATTTCCCTCATTTCCATTCTATTCCCTGTTTCCTTCCTGACTAGTACGGCACCTTGCCCATATAGCGACGTGTCGAAACCGGATGATTGCGCTCGACACCCAGGTACCAGTTGAACCATTGCAACGGTAGATGTACGCCGAACGGCGCGAGCAAAGGATGAATACCGGGGATTTCTTTCAAATCGAATGCGATAATGCTTGCCCCGTGTCGCCGCGAAAATTCCATTGCACGTTCGGTTTCGGCGCGCGTTTCGTCCGCGCCGAGCAAAAAGATCATCGGCAAGCCAGGTTGCACGATTTCGAGCGGACCGTGCCGGAACTCGGCGGCGTTCAACGAGGTCGCGTGTGTCCATTGCATTTCAAGAATATTGCAAATTGCGAATTGATATGCGAGTCCAGCCAGCAAGCCGGTGCCGATCACGTAAAAGTTTTTCGCGTCACGGTACTGGGTCGCCAGCGTGCGGCTGTGTGCTTCAGTTCTTTGAATCGCCGTGTGCATCACCTCGGGCAAAGTTCTGAGCGCGTTCTTGAGTTCTGCGCCAACAGATTGATGGTCACGCTGAACGAGCAACTCGGTGATAATCAAATAGCCCAGCAGTAATTTGGAAAGATTCGCGGCGGGCGAGTTGTAAGTCAGCGCGAAATCGGCAGCGCGTGTGAGCGGCGTGCCCGCTTGCGAAAACGAAACGGTGGTCGCGCCACGCGATTTGGCGAGCCGCAATGCCTCCAAGACTTCTTCGGTTGTGCCCGAGTGT contains:
- a CDS encoding SIS domain-containing protein, producing the protein MSTHAPVAARPANYMEGTTVRDGLRDIVDRETPRVEKLVADWLARGLEQLYLVGCGGSFATHEPPKWLADKYSTLPVDRYSAWEFVRRAPARLGARSAVVLGSHSGTTEEVLEALRLAKSRGATTVSFSQAGTPLTRAADFALTYNSPAANLSKLLLGYLIITELLVQRDHQSVGAELKNALRTLPEVMHTAIQRTEAHSRTLATQYRDAKNFYVIGTGLLAGLAYQFAICNILEMQWTHATSLNAAEFRHGPLEIVQPGLPMIFLLGADETRAETERAMEFSRRHGASIIAFDLKEIPGIHPLLAPFGVHLPLQWFNWYLGVERNHPVSTRRYMGKVPY